A genomic window from Paenibacillus sp. FSL K6-0276 includes:
- a CDS encoding sugar ABC transporter permease, whose translation MNKALRNPLVFFLFILPALILFTMFFIYPIFSSIYYSFTSWNGVSDTVKSAGISNFKKALGDERFWISVKNNGWFILFSCFVQVPLIIFFSLLISNVKKLKGLYKTAVFMPSIMSTAVIGILWGFIYEPNIGLLNKVLGLVGINPIYWLSDERFAMLSILITNAWQWTGFYIVMVLAAILSIPGELDEAAAIDGATGFQRATRITLPLIVPIISVVIMLSIAGAMKAADIVIVMTKGGPAGSTDVMATYMIKYAITNFKYGYGNAIAVLIFVFTLVVTAVYQLLIARRTERIEY comes from the coding sequence ATGAATAAAGCGCTAAGAAATCCATTGGTATTTTTCCTTTTTATTCTTCCAGCACTGATCTTGTTCACGATGTTCTTCATCTATCCCATCTTCAGTTCAATCTATTACAGCTTTACTAGCTGGAATGGTGTATCTGACACAGTCAAGTCTGCCGGAATCAGTAATTTTAAGAAGGCATTAGGAGATGAACGATTCTGGATATCTGTCAAAAATAACGGTTGGTTCATTCTTTTCTCCTGTTTTGTACAGGTGCCGTTAATCATATTCTTCTCGTTATTGATATCAAATGTAAAGAAGCTAAAAGGCTTATACAAGACAGCAGTCTTCATGCCTTCCATTATGTCTACAGCAGTTATCGGTATTCTATGGGGCTTCATTTATGAGCCCAACATTGGACTTTTAAATAAGGTTCTTGGCTTAGTTGGTATTAACCCAATATACTGGCTGTCGGATGAAAGATTCGCAATGTTATCGATCCTGATCACGAATGCTTGGCAATGGACCGGATTCTATATTGTAATGGTACTGGCAGCTATTTTGTCGATACCAGGCGAATTGGACGAAGCTGCTGCCATTGATGGTGCAACTGGATTCCAACGTGCTACACGCATCACACTTCCGCTAATCGTTCCAATCATCTCAGTCGTGATCATGTTGTCTATTGCTGGGGCAATGAAAGCGGCGGATATCGTAATTGTTATGACTAAGGGTGGACCTGCTGGTTCAACCGATGTAATGGCAACTTACATGATTAAATATGCGATTACTAACTTTAAATACGGGTACGGTAATGCCATCGCAGTCCTGATCTTTGTATTTACACTGGTGGTTACAGCCGTTTATCAGCTGCTGATAGCCCGACGCACAGAAAGGATTGAATACTGA
- a CDS encoding extracellular solute-binding protein produces MKKGMTLLLSLIFVSSALLAGCGSNNNTSSNKGDGNATATNSADATNAPATEEPVSNEPFEMTIRHTQIGADKQKRLAILQEVVKKVEGDVPGLTFKLDGVDSDVNRKEKLRGEMAAGNPPEIFDLFGSPDSKIYAKEGKLLDLTPILEELGIKDKFSNLDPFTYEGKIYGLPIGGSGEGFFYNKEYYASKGWKAPTTFAELEQQLADIKADGKVPLAGASKAGWVPLMLANHLWSRYAGPDVTAKFATGEAKWTDPNVVKGFAKYKEWVDQGYFKKGELGFEYAEYTTQFTSGEAILLYDGTWKSSVFKTGQSGEGLIGKVGFFNIPVVEGGVGDQTALMRDVNNGYGFSASAEKDPRQLAAVKSFIKNLFNEEMQLRGLVEDGVLPAMKIDQNVLNENITDDLMSEIVGVLNNSQSSFPAFDSLVQADVTTEISNIQIQKLIGGQTTPEKMGEALQKVQEEANAAVE; encoded by the coding sequence GCGGAAGCAACAATAATACATCTTCTAACAAAGGAGATGGAAACGCTACCGCGACGAATTCAGCGGATGCTACAAATGCTCCAGCAACAGAAGAGCCGGTAAGTAACGAACCGTTCGAAATGACGATTCGTCACACTCAGATCGGTGCCGACAAACAGAAACGTCTGGCTATTCTGCAAGAAGTAGTGAAAAAGGTAGAAGGGGATGTACCGGGCCTAACCTTTAAACTTGATGGGGTAGATTCAGATGTAAACCGTAAAGAAAAATTGCGTGGTGAAATGGCTGCAGGTAATCCACCAGAGATCTTCGATCTATTCGGTAGCCCTGACTCTAAGATCTATGCTAAAGAAGGTAAATTACTTGACCTAACTCCAATTCTTGAGGAACTAGGAATTAAGGATAAATTCTCAAATCTTGATCCTTTCACTTACGAAGGAAAAATTTACGGATTGCCGATCGGTGGATCTGGTGAAGGATTCTTCTACAACAAAGAATACTACGCTAGCAAGGGTTGGAAAGCGCCAACAACATTTGCAGAATTGGAACAACAATTGGCTGACATCAAGGCTGACGGAAAAGTACCTTTAGCTGGTGCATCCAAAGCTGGTTGGGTACCACTTATGCTCGCTAACCACTTGTGGTCACGTTATGCAGGTCCGGATGTAACTGCTAAATTTGCAACTGGCGAAGCTAAATGGACTGATCCAAATGTTGTAAAAGGCTTTGCGAAGTACAAAGAGTGGGTTGACCAAGGATACTTCAAAAAAGGCGAACTTGGTTTTGAGTATGCTGAATATACAACACAATTCACTAGTGGTGAAGCAATCCTGCTGTATGATGGTACTTGGAAATCCTCCGTATTTAAAACAGGCCAATCTGGCGAAGGTTTGATCGGTAAAGTTGGATTCTTCAATATCCCGGTAGTTGAAGGCGGAGTGGGCGACCAAACTGCATTGATGCGCGATGTGAACAATGGCTACGGCTTCTCTGCTTCTGCTGAGAAAGATCCACGTCAATTGGCTGCTGTGAAATCTTTTATCAAAAACTTGTTTAACGAAGAAATGCAATTGCGTGGACTTGTTGAAGATGGCGTATTACCAGCAATGAAAATTGACCAAAACGTACTGAATGAGAATATTACTGATGATCTGATGAGCGAAATCGTAGGTGTACTTAATAACTCACAATCTTCGTTCCCGGCATTTGACTCTCTTGTTCAAGCTGATGTAACTACAGAAATCAGTAACATTCAAATTCAAAAGCTAATTGGTGGTCAGACGACTCCAGAGAAAATGGGCGAAGCTTTACAGAAGGTACAAGAAGAAGCAAACGCAGCAGTTGAATAA